DNA from Kineosporiaceae bacterium:
CGCGCGGACGCCGCCGCGAGGGTCGAGGCGGCCAGGTCGGCCGCGGCGCGGAGCGTGGGCTCGTCCTCGTCCAGTAGGAAGCGCTCGCCCAGGGGCGTGTGGACGGCCAGTAGTTCGCGGTCGAGTCCGGCGAAGGCCGCCTGGGCCTCGCGTGCCGAGATGCCGGCCCACTGCGCGAAGGTCTCGGCGTCCGTGGGGCCGTAGACGTGCAGGTAGCGCCGTGCCAGGTCGCGGCGTGCCTGGTCGGGCTCGACCTGTGGCGGCTCGATGGCACGGACCATCGGGGCGCGGGCGCCGTGCCAGCGGATCGCCAGCCGTCCCGTGGTGGTGGCGTATCGGATCGCATTCCCGATGCCGAGCGTCGCGGAGACCTCGCCATAGGCCAGCTCGCGCCCGGCGAGCACCCGGGTGACCGCGTCGGCCAGCTCTTCCGCGCGGCGGCGGCCACGCGCGTCGTCCGGGTGCCGGCCCAGGGTGAACGGCGCCACGTCCTGAGCGGCGATCACGTAGACGTTGAACCGTGGCCCCCACACCTGCATCAGCGAGGCGTCGTCGAGCGCGGTGGGCAGGGTCTGGGCCACTCGGGCATGGATCGAGAGCAGCGCGGCACGCGGCATGCTGTCCTGCAGCCCGGCCCAGGCGGCCCGACGCAGCGAGGCAGCGCTCCAGGGCAGCCGCTCGTCCAGCTCCTGCACGGTGCGTCGGTAGGCGAGCAGGTGACCTCGCGAGGCGCGCAGCGGTGTCCGGCTCACGAACCCATGCTGGCAGGGGTGCCCGGGTTCAGGGGATCAGGCTCAACAGGCGGGCCTGGACACTGCCGTCGTCCGACAGCCGGGCCTGGAAGGTGGGCTGTGGCGCCGTGGCCGGGCCATGGCGCACGCTGCCGTCCGTCAACCGGAAGGCGCTGCCGTGCCAAGGACAGACGATGCAGTCGTCGACGACCTCTCCCTGCGACAACGGCCCTCCCAGGTGGCTGCAGGTGTGAGCCAGGACGTGCACCTGATCGCCTCGGAGCACCACGACCACCGGGACGTCGCCGAGCATGCCGAGCGCCGGCCTCGAGTCGGACAGCTCGTCCAGCCCGGTCACCGCCGTCCAGTCCGGCCGGCCGTCGAGGGAGCCGTCCGGTGGATCACCGGCGCCCTCGACGAGGCGTTCGGGCAGCGCCGGGATGTCGGCCGGTACGTCGGGCGCGTGGTTGACCCCGGCGGCGTGCCGATAGCTGAGGTGTCCGCCCACCCCGGCCGCGAGCCCGGTGACACCCGCCCCGGCCACGCTCAACCATCGCGCACGACCCGATCGGCCTCGACGACGCTCGATCACGGACGCTGCGACCAAGGCGACCCCGGCGGAGTTGAGCGCCGCGTGGACGACGCCGATCCGCTGTCGCGGCCGGTCCAGCTGTGACCAGTCGGTCAACCCGGACGCCGCGGCCAGCGGAGCGCTGATCAGTCCGGCCGCGATCAGCGTTCCGGCCGTCTTCTCGAGCTGGTCTCTGGCCGGGCCTGGCGGCGTCAAGCCCCCGAGGACGTCGAGCAGCGCCGCGCTGGTCCAGAACCCGATCGGGGTCTGGGCCAGCGCCGGGTGCAGCGGGTGCCCGAGCCAGATGCCGTGCAGGGCATCGCGAATCGGCATCGGAAGGCGGTGCAACGGCGCCTCGGCCCGGCCCAGGGCGGAGTCCAGCCACGGCAGTGAGGCGATGCGGTCGAGTGATGAGAACACAGCCATGGCGCCGGGTTTCCCTCAGGACGCCGACGCAAACCTCGGGTGCACCGCAGGTGCCTCGCAGCGGCCGGGTCCCGGGAGCTCACCGGAAGAACTCACGTCACGCCCCGAGGCCGGCGAAGTACGGGGCAATCCCAGGCCGACCAGGACCCCTCACGCATCCGGCTGGCTCGCGAGTTCGAACAGCGCCGCAGCGGTGTACCACTCGCCGAGGGCGCGGTAGGCCTCGAACTCCAGATCGCCGAAGTCCTGCCGGGTCGTCGAGGCGCGGGGGAAATCTTGGTGGACAAGGGCGAACGAGCGGACCGGCTCGGGTAGTCGGTCGAGTGAATCCGGCCGAACCGCCTTGACGACGAGGAGCGTCAGGCCGGACGCCCGACCTCGTCCACGGTAGAGGCGGGCGAATTGCGGCTCCTTCGCAGTCGGCTTCGCGTCGGGCGCCACGGCCGCGTCGGTTCGGCGGAACCAGGGGCTCCGCGGCGTGACCCCGCCACCGGTGACGGGCGCGCCGACTCCGGTCACGCCTTGGCCGTAATGGAGGTGGAGCTCGACACCCAGATCGGATCTGAGCACGGAGAGGGCATCGCCCACGGCCGACCAGGAACCCGACATGTCATTGCTGGCGTCCGCTGCCAGGACGAAGCCCGATGTGGTGCCGTCTGGTCGCTGGAGCAAGCGCACCGCCTCGACCACGCCGGTGTTGTCGAGGTGCCCGCCGTCGCTGAGATAGAGCCATCGATCGTCGGTTCGGGATTGCCCGAAGGCCTCCGTGGCAACCTGTGCCGCCCCCGGCCTGCCGATGAGCCAGGGCGAGT
Protein-coding regions in this window:
- a CDS encoding Rieske 2Fe-2S domain-containing protein, encoding MAVFSSLDRIASLPWLDSALGRAEAPLHRLPMPIRDALHGIWLGHPLHPALAQTPIGFWTSAALLDVLGGLTPPGPARDQLEKTAGTLIAAGLISAPLAAASGLTDWSQLDRPRQRIGVVHAALNSAGVALVAASVIERRRGRSGRARWLSVAGAGVTGLAAGVGGHLSYRHAAGVNHAPDVPADIPALPERLVEGAGDPPDGSLDGRPDWTAVTGLDELSDSRPALGMLGDVPVVVVLRGDQVHVLAHTCSHLGGPLSQGEVVDDCIVCPWHGSAFRLTDGSVRHGPATAPQPTFQARLSDDGSVQARLLSLIP
- a CDS encoding winged helix DNA-binding domain-containing protein; translation: MSRTPLRASRGHLLAYRRTVQELDERLPWSAASLRRAAWAGLQDSMPRAALLSIHARVAQTLPTALDDASLMQVWGPRFNVYVIAAQDVAPFTLGRHPDDARGRRRAEELADAVTRVLAGRELAYGEVSATLGIGNAIRYATTTGRLAIRWHGARAPMVRAIEPPQVEPDQARRDLARRYLHVYGPTDAETFAQWAGISAREAQAAFAGLDRELLAVHTPLGERFLLDEDEPTLRAAADLAASTLAAASARLLPSGDAYYLAQGSDRELLVPEAEHRARLWTSRVWPGAVLVSGEIVGTWRRADRIAAIETWRPLDGAEREAVEHEAVSLPLPGSGGAITVRWAD